A window of the Lolium perenne isolate Kyuss_39 chromosome 7, Kyuss_2.0, whole genome shotgun sequence genome harbors these coding sequences:
- the LOC127321867 gene encoding F-box protein At5g49610, whose translation MSTESEQCHGGGGGTDDDSLPEDQMFELLTRVSLDDLAACRQVSAQWRRLTYEPAFGPQHCRCRADAVVSGYFVQGMARNRYSATFVSMTRPSSSSPPVPPVSLDFLPCAHVRVEAVSAHRGLACCVDADARVGGKASSARCYYACKPATRQWLALPNPRLRFPTAATAMVARPAGAGAAADFKILRLSVATLRDRLRCEIFDSRRGAWRRSAEVMLWPESLVAAGPATRVHGAMHWLRWPDSLTGASDIFAFDMKSETWRLIGLPPEVGEDRGERWATKKLMTVEGKLCLAVIEDEEAAVWVIDGYGRQQERWEKKMAVSLKGLAVNQGRDLVLRDLCSSEVAFFNSVYRVIWYDFWKGKVVEVPVHHKCIHEVFKYESDLDPWDIDENKI comes from the exons ATGTCGACCGAGTCGGAGCAATGccatggcggaggaggcggaaccGACGACGACAGCCTGCCCGAGGACCAGATGTTCGAGCTGCTCACCCGCGTCTCCCTCGACGACCTCGCCGCGTGCCGCCAGGTTTCCGCCCAGTGGCGCCGGCTCACGTACGAGCCGGCGTTCGGGCCGCAGCACTGCCGCTGCCGCGCCGACGCCGTCGTCTCGGGCTACTTCGTCCAGGGCATGGCCCGCAACCGCTACTCCGCCACATTTGTCTCCATGAcgcgcccctcctcctcctccccacccgtTCCGCCAGTCTCGCTCGACTTCCTGCCCTGCGCGCACGTCCGCGTCGAGGCCGTCTCCGCGCACCGCGGCCTCGCGTGCTGCGTCGACGCCGACGCGCGCGTGGGTGGCAAGGCGTCCTCCGCGCGGTGCTACTACGCGTGCAAGCCCGCCACCAGGCAGTGGCTGGCGCTGCCCAACCCGAGGCTGCGCTTCCCCACGGCGGCCACCGCGATGGTGGCGCGCCCGGCCGGCGCAGGCGCCGCGGCGGACTTCAAGATCCTCCGGCTCTCGGTCGCCACGCTGCGGGACCGCCTGCGCTGCGAGATCTTCGACTCGCGGAGGGGCGCGTGGCGGCGGTCCGCGGAGGTGATGCTGTGGCCGGAGTCGCTCGTGGCCGCCGGCCCGGCGACGAGGGTCCACGGCGCCATGCACTGGCTCCGGTGGCCAGACAGTCTCACGGGCGCCAGCGACATCTTTGCTTTCGACATGAAGAGCGAGACGTGGAGACTCATCGGCCTCCCGCCGGAGGTGGGGGAGGACAGAGGGGAGAGGTGGGCGACCAAGAAGCTGATGACGGTGGAAGGGAAGCTGTGCCTGGCAGTGATCGAGGACGAGGAGGCTGCGGTGTGGGTGATAGATGGCTACGGCAGGCAGCAGGAGAGGTGGGAGAAGAAGATGGCGGTGAGCTTGAAGGGACTCGCGGTGAACCAAGGGAGAGACCTCGTACTCAGAGATCTCTGCTCCTCCGAGGTCGCCTTCTTCAACAGTGTATACAGAGTGATCTG GTACGATTTTTGGAAGGGCAAGGTAGTAGAAGTCCCGGTGCATCACAAATGCATACATGAAGTTTTCAAGTACGAGTCAGATCTGGACCCTTGGGACATTGACGAAAACAAAATCTAG